One window of Ziziphus jujuba cultivar Dongzao chromosome 5, ASM3175591v1 genomic DNA carries:
- the LOC107420295 gene encoding proteasome subunit alpha type-1-A yields MFRNQYDTEVTTWSPAGRLFQVEYAMEAVKQGSAAIGLRSKTHVVLACVNKANSELSSHQKKIFKVDDHIGVAIAGLTADGRVLSRYMRSECINYNYTYESPLPVGRLVVQLADKAQVCTQRSWKRPYGVGLLVAGLDESGAHLYYNCPSGNYFEYQAFAIGSRSQAAKTYLERRFENFKDSSRDDLVKDALIATRETLQGEKLRSSICTIAVVGAGEPFHILDQETVQQLIDAFEIVVDDEGPASEPGAAADEGAAAEEGAGTDTGAGTDTGAGADQGSGAAPMEI; encoded by the exons ATGTTCAGGAACCAGTACGATACGGAGGTTACGACATGGAGCCCAGCGGGGAGGCTGTTCCAGGTGGAGTACGCCATGGAAGCCGTGAAGCAAGGTTCGGCGGCCATAGGGCTTCGATCCAAGACCCACGTGGTCTTGGCCTGTGTAAACAAGGCCAACTCAGAGCTGTCTTCTCACCAGAAGAAGATCTTCAAGGTCGACGACCACATCGGCGTCGCCATTGCCGGTCTCACCGCCGACGGTCGGGTTCTTTCCCGCTACATGCGATCTGAGTGCATCAACTACAACTACACCTACGAATCGCCGCTTCCCGTGGGACGGCTCGTCGTGCAACTTGCTGACAAGGCTCAG GTCTGCACTCAACGCTCATGGAAACGACCATATGGTGTTGGACTGCTAGTGGCTGGATTGGATGAATCTGGAGCACACCTCTATTACAACTGTCCAAGCGGGAACTACTTTGAATATCAGGCTTTTGCCATAGGGTCTCGCTCACAAGCGGCAAAGACATACTTGGAACGCAGGTTTGAGAACTTCAAGGATTCTTCAAGGGATGATCTGGTTAAGGATGCGCTTATTGCAACAAGGGAAACATTGCAGGGGGAAAAACTGAGGAGCTCCATATGCACAATTGCTGTTGTTGGAGCTGGGGAGCCATTCCATATATTAGATCAGGAAACTGTGCAACAGTTGATTGATGCATTTGAGATTGTGGTGGACGATGAGGGGCCTGCTTCCGAACCAGGAGCAGCTGCTGATGAGGGAGCTGCTGCAGAAGAGGGTGCTGGTACGGATACTGGTGCTGGTACGGACACTGGTGCTGGTGCTGACCAGGGATCAGGTGCAGCTCCAATGGAAATTTGA
- the LOC107420288 gene encoding auxilin-like protein 1 isoform X1, with protein MEYRTSSVTVSKKLSNGHSFSGKSMYDGVFAAPSKFGVPTFSSRVEDYSEIFGGSGASRGSSIPILEIPELNERKIAVDVGTSKLDYSKIFGGFGDSDFAVPYEELQTEQNKREIFADEPLNPDLSERLPCTKDADTCSEENHALAREASCQSFNGVKKFSVSYQKTNNGNENGFNGTTHIAQLHAVPGYTCLIDEVTPSRMTKGDNPVSSVVNGACPGPKDNIFVGKMEGNDVRKAKTDLPSGGTAGTETSKGNVEFQNKSNRSRSNSMDELFDACEVGNGIRHPKVRPSSSFPSNYGNNYDGSRKSMASKFWSFKIDASEGSASDYSLPLFDEEVDTNSVAATSMAALKKAIEEAQARMKIAKVSMERKKSGIQSRVKVGFGDGLKDEERKEVKVAEKENGSKKKMTCDTCEEQEVPLHISVGTGKQNTTSPGQVITDFEVQEKILKSGKEADSEAMKEFRSIQADHRQEDADIFEESEQFYEVFKEADEEIGNEFSFSHENYKQEEADTFEEEEQFYEVTNTGNQWDTFLEFEEEKDAKKAMQFVDTEEWKEKKIAKEVFDQPEKGGERLKPTEGEGNLEEMENYFKELDTVKLASDCEKYGRRLAAGVNVFDQVESEERLKVAYMQGETEKKVQAFCEDDECQKEHKELQEPIKDEKILGNLEAKDVELLERQPVVWESVENKNKGEETSKQEELERELKDAHERRFNKASKQDTFVGRLDDFNQREDIEKRLIYESHLEKEEEFQQVVEDEKIVEVDAYQDEENEKTFKVDVHQEDEIEEIIKLDVYQEEENGKIQENMCELVEAGGLEETKIEPSAGDGKLKVTNEDLRNQENNIEEDDNLCKHDERDNLNKIQKPTVSIENKQGIEGSMEIPACEERGSLTEVTEVLLDPEENRKELELIEEYNDMVEREMLETDCLVRGFKLTNIIPMEDVIKINFLSNYGINLDVAGMGFVQKQHDQQTRDFDIVCNSGKQVESSVPELEKMNEDVKETEVSMNHADEETESKCFEEERWVEDGINIGAAQHDQETRDFENVCNLGKSVESLVPELEKMNEDVKETEVSMNHADEENETKCFEEERWVENGINIAAAQFYEISEVEEENVGLDQEIKTSLYAEKDHENNQETLTDESAEMYVENYQETLTSLNAEKEEKHYGTLPNQDTQHHDQNHQETQKSQRTETKEENQPETLNLEEGETNETLQKEEELEKEQLKKIDQAKEREREKERIAVERAIREARERAFAEAKERAAAERAAAEARRRLLAAEARERFGKDPVEANDKSLADKAKEAKRNAERAAVERALAEARVRALEKAMSGKAASETRKQTERFASEKVSGDPSPSSTSSVPNSLNHGAPYSTERFDQVNGESAQRCKARLERHQRTAERAAKALAEKNMRDLLAQKEQAERNRLAEVLDAEIKRWSGGKEGNLRALLSTLQYILGPDSGWQPVPLTDIITSIAVKKAYRKATLFVHPDKMQQRGASIQQKYTCEKVFDLLKEAWNRFNMEER; from the exons ATGGAGTACCGGACCTCCTCTGTGACTGTCTCGAAGAAGCTATCGAACGGCCATAGTTTCTCCGGTAAATCCATGTACGACGGCGTTTTCGCTGCTCCGTCGAAGTTTGGGGTTCCGACTTTCTCTTCCCGAGTTGAAGACTACAGCGAGATTTTCGGTGGCTCTGGAGCTTCTCGAGGCTCATCGATTCCCATTCTTGAAATTCCAGAGCTTAATGAACGAAAAATTGCGGTCGATGTTGGAACCTCAAAGCTTGATTACTCGAAGATATTCGGTGGCTTCGGAGATTCAGACTTTGCAGTGCCTTATGAGGAGCTTCAAACCGAGCAGAATAAAAGGGAAATATTCGCTGACGAACCACT GAATCCTGATCTATCTGAGAGATTACCCTGTACAAAAGACGCAGATACTTGTTCAGAAGAAAATCATGCTTTGGCACGGGAGGCATCTTGTCAATCGTTTAATGGTGTCAAGAAGTTCAGCGTGTCGTACCAAAAGACAAACAACGGAAATGAAAACGGCTTTAACGGAACAACACACATAGCTCAACTCCATGCTGTTCCGGGTTACACTTGTTTAATTGATGAAGTTACTCCCTCACGCATGACTAAAGGTGATAACCCTGTATCCTCTGTTGTCAATGGTGCCTGCCCTGGCCCTAAGGATAATATCTTTGTAGGAAAAATGGAAGGCAACGATGTCAGAAAAGCCAAAACAGATCTTCCATCAGGTGGCACAGCTGGCACGGAGACTTCTAAGGGCAATGTTGAATTTCAAAATAAGTCTAATCGTTCTAGATCAAATTCAATGGATGAATTATTTGATGCATGTGAAGTTGGCAATGGGATTCGTCATCCAAAAGTGCGGCCATCTTCAAGCTTTCCGTCTAACTATGGTAATAATTATGATGGTTCAAGGAAATCAATGGCTTCAAAGTTTTGGAGTTTTAAGATTGATGCTTCAGAAGGTTCTGCCAGTGATTATTCACTGCCACTCTTTGATGAGGAAGTGGACACAAATTCAGTTGCTGCCACCTCTATGGCTGCTTTGAAGAAGGCAATAGAGGAGGCTCAAGCAAGAATGAAAATTGCAAAAGTATCCATGGAAAGAAAGAAGTCCGGTATTCAAAGTCGAGTGAAAGTGGGTTTTGGTGATGGACTCAAGGATGAGGAGAGAAAGGAGGTTAAAGTTGCAGAGAAAGAAAACGGATCTAAGAAAAAAATGACTTGTGATACATGTGAAGAACAGGAGGTTCCACTGCACATTTCTGTTGGGACAGGAAAGCAAAATACAACCAGTCCAGGCCAAGTAATTACTGACTTTGAAGttcaagaaaaaattttaaaaagtggcAAAGAAGCTGATAGTGAAGCAATGAAGGAGTTTAGATCAATTCAAGCAGACCATAGGCAGGAAGATGCAGATATTTTTGAAGAGTCAGAACAATTTTATGAAGTTTTTAAAGAAGCTGACGAGGAAATTGGTAATGAGTTTAGCTTTAGTCATGAAAATTATAAGCAGGAAGAAGCTGATACatttgaagaagaagagcaaTTTTATGAAGTTACCAACACAGGTAATCAATGggatacatttttggagtttgaagaagaaaaagatgctAAAAAGGCAATGCAATTTGTGGATACAGAGGAAtggaaggagaaaaaaattgcCAAGGAAGTTTTTGATCAGCCTGAAAAAGGTGGTGAGAGGCTAAAACCAACTGAAGGGGAAGGTAACCTTGAGGAAATGGAGAACTATTTCAAGGAACTAGATACTGTTAAACTGGCATCTGACTGTGAAAAGTATGGTCGCAGATTAGCAGCAGGTGTGAATGTTTTTGATCAGGTAGAAAGTGAGGAGAGACTAAAAGTTGCTTACATGCAGGGAGAAACTGAAAAGAAAGTGCAAGCATTCTGTGAAGACGATGAATGTCAAAAGGAACATAAAGAACTTCAGGAACCTATAAAAGATGAGAAAATACTTGGAAATCTGGAAGCAAAGGATGTTGAACTTTTAGAGAGACAACCAGTAGTTTGGGAGTCGgttgaaaataagaataaagGAGAGGAGACTTCCAAGCAGGAAGAACTTGAGAGGGAACTAAAAGATGCCCATGAGAGGAGGTTCAACAAAGCTAGCAAGCAGGATACCTTTGTGGGGAGACTTGACGATTTCAATCAGAGGGAAGATATTGAGAAGAGACTTATATATGAGAGCCATTTAGAAAAGGAAGAAGAGTTTCAACAGGTTGTAGAAGATGAGAAGATAGTTGAAGTGGATGCTTATCAAGACGAAGAAAATGAGAAGACATTTAAAGTGGATGTTCATCAGGAGGACGAAATTGAGGAGATAATTAAATTGGACGTTTATCAAGAGGAAGAAAATGGGAAGATACAAGAAAATATGTGTGAATTGGTAGAAGCTGGAGGGTTAGAAGAAACAAAGATCGAGCCAAGTGCAGGAGATGGAAAACTAAAAGTGACTAATGAGGATCTTAGGAACCAGGAGAACAATATTGAGGAAGATGACAATCTTTGTAAGCACGATGAAAGAGACAacctaaataaaattcaaaagccCACTGTAAGCATAGAAAACAAGCAAGGTATAGAAGGAAGCATGGAGATACCTGCATGTGAAGAAAGAGGGAGCCTAACAGAAGTAACTGAAGTTTTGTTGGATCCGGAGGAAAATAGAAAGGAGTTGGAATTAATTGAAGAGTATAATGACATGGTAGAGAGGGAGATGCTGGAAACAGATTGCTTGGTTCGTGGTTTCAAACTCACCAACATAATCCCAATGGAAGATGTGATAAAGATCAACTTTTTGAGTAATTATGGAATAAATTTAGATGTAGCTGGTATGGGCTTCGTGCAAAAGCAACATGACCAACAAACCAGAGATTTTGATATTGTCTGCAATTCGGGGAAGCAAGTTGAAAGTTCGGTTCCTGAATTGGAAAAAATGAATGAGGATGTCAAGGAAACTGAAGTTTCTATGAATCATGCAGATGAAGAAACTGAATCCAAGTGTTTTGAGGAGGAAAGATGGGTTGAAGACGGGATTAATATTGGGGCAGCTCAGCATGACCAAGAAACCagagattttgaaaatgtctGCAATTTGGGGAAGTCTGTCGAAAGTTTGGTTCCTGAATTGGAAAAAATGAATGAGGATGTCAAGGAAACTGAAGTTTCTATGAATCATGCAGATGAAGAGAATGAAACCAAGTGTTTTGAGGAGGAAAGATGGGTTGAAAATGGAATTAATATTGCAGCAGCTCAGTTTTATGAAATTTCTGAAGTTGAGGAGGAAAATGTGGGACTAGATCAGGAGATAAAAACAAGCCTATATGCAGAAAAAGATCACGAGAATAATCAAGAAACCCTGACAGATGAAAGTGCTGAAATGTATGTGGAGAATTATCAAGAAACCCTTACAAGCCTAAATGCAGAAAAGGAGGAGAAACATTATGGAACCCTGCCAAACCAAGATACTCAACACCATGACCAAAATCATCAAGAAACCCAAAAAAGTCAAAGGACAGAAACGAAGGAGGAGAATCAGCCAGAAACCCTGAATTTGGAAGAAGGTGAAACTAATGAAACTTTGCAGAAAGAAGAGGAGCTGGAGAAggaacaacttaaaaaaatagatcaagcaaaagaaagggaaagagagaaagaaagaatagcTGTTGAAAGAGCAATCCGTGAAGCTCGTGAAAGGGCATTTGCTGAAGCCAAAGAAAGAGCTGCTGCAGAGAGAGCAGCTGCTGAAGCTCGTCGAAGGCTCTTGGCTGCTGAGGCCCGGGAAAGATTTGGAAAAGATCCTGTAGAGGCTAATGATAAGTCATTAGCTGACAAGGCTAAGGAAGCCAAACGTAATGCTGAACGTGCTGCTGTGGAAAGAGCATTAGCAGAGGCTCGGGTGCGTGCCCTAGAAAAAGCTATGTCCGGCAAGGCTGCATCAGAGACAAGAAAGCAAACTGAAAGGTTTGCTTCTGAGAAAGTTTCTGGAGACCCATCCCCTTCAAGCACCTCAAGTGTCCCAAATTCTTTAAATCATGGTG CTCCTTACTCGACTGAGAGATTTGATCAAGTTAATGGTGAATCAGCTCAGAGGTGTAAAGCAAGGTTGGAGAGGCATCAAAGAACAGCAGAACGAGCA gCAAAAGCTCTTGCAGAAAAGAATATGCGTGATCTTCTTGCTCAGAAAGAGCAGGCAGAAAGAAAT AGACTAGCTGAAGTTCTTGATGCTGAGATCAAAAGGTGGTCTGGTGGGAAGGAGGGAAATTTACGTGCATTGCTTTCAACGCTACAATAT ATCCTTGGACCAGATAGTGGTTGGCAGCCAGTTCCCCTAACAGATATCATTACGAGTATTGCAGTGAAGAAAGCTTATCGTAAAGCTACACTTTTTGTTCATCCTGACAAAATGCAGCAAAGAGGTGCAAGCATTCAGCAGAAATACACTTGCGAAAAGGTTTTTGATCTCCTGAAG GAGGCTTGGAACAGATTCAACATGGAAGAACGGTAG
- the LOC107420288 gene encoding auxilin-like protein 1 isoform X2, protein MEYRTSSVTVSKKLSNGHSFSGKSMYDGVFAAPSKFGVPTFSSRVEDYSEIFGGSGASRGSSIPILEIPELNERKIAVDVGTSKLDYSKIFGGFGDSDFAVPYEELQTEQNKREIFADEPLNPDLSERLPCTKDADTCSEENHALAREASCQSFNGVKKFSVSYQKTNNGNENGFNGTTHIAQLHAVPGYTCLIDEVTPSRMTKGKMEGNDVRKAKTDLPSGGTAGTETSKGNVEFQNKSNRSRSNSMDELFDACEVGNGIRHPKVRPSSSFPSNYGNNYDGSRKSMASKFWSFKIDASEGSASDYSLPLFDEEVDTNSVAATSMAALKKAIEEAQARMKIAKVSMERKKSGIQSRVKVGFGDGLKDEERKEVKVAEKENGSKKKMTCDTCEEQEVPLHISVGTGKQNTTSPGQVITDFEVQEKILKSGKEADSEAMKEFRSIQADHRQEDADIFEESEQFYEVFKEADEEIGNEFSFSHENYKQEEADTFEEEEQFYEVTNTGNQWDTFLEFEEEKDAKKAMQFVDTEEWKEKKIAKEVFDQPEKGGERLKPTEGEGNLEEMENYFKELDTVKLASDCEKYGRRLAAGVNVFDQVESEERLKVAYMQGETEKKVQAFCEDDECQKEHKELQEPIKDEKILGNLEAKDVELLERQPVVWESVENKNKGEETSKQEELERELKDAHERRFNKASKQDTFVGRLDDFNQREDIEKRLIYESHLEKEEEFQQVVEDEKIVEVDAYQDEENEKTFKVDVHQEDEIEEIIKLDVYQEEENGKIQENMCELVEAGGLEETKIEPSAGDGKLKVTNEDLRNQENNIEEDDNLCKHDERDNLNKIQKPTVSIENKQGIEGSMEIPACEERGSLTEVTEVLLDPEENRKELELIEEYNDMVEREMLETDCLVRGFKLTNIIPMEDVIKINFLSNYGINLDVAGMGFVQKQHDQQTRDFDIVCNSGKQVESSVPELEKMNEDVKETEVSMNHADEETESKCFEEERWVEDGINIGAAQHDQETRDFENVCNLGKSVESLVPELEKMNEDVKETEVSMNHADEENETKCFEEERWVENGINIAAAQFYEISEVEEENVGLDQEIKTSLYAEKDHENNQETLTDESAEMYVENYQETLTSLNAEKEEKHYGTLPNQDTQHHDQNHQETQKSQRTETKEENQPETLNLEEGETNETLQKEEELEKEQLKKIDQAKEREREKERIAVERAIREARERAFAEAKERAAAERAAAEARRRLLAAEARERFGKDPVEANDKSLADKAKEAKRNAERAAVERALAEARVRALEKAMSGKAASETRKQTERFASEKVSGDPSPSSTSSVPNSLNHGAPYSTERFDQVNGESAQRCKARLERHQRTAERAAKALAEKNMRDLLAQKEQAERNRLAEVLDAEIKRWSGGKEGNLRALLSTLQYILGPDSGWQPVPLTDIITSIAVKKAYRKATLFVHPDKMQQRGASIQQKYTCEKVFDLLKEAWNRFNMEER, encoded by the exons ATGGAGTACCGGACCTCCTCTGTGACTGTCTCGAAGAAGCTATCGAACGGCCATAGTTTCTCCGGTAAATCCATGTACGACGGCGTTTTCGCTGCTCCGTCGAAGTTTGGGGTTCCGACTTTCTCTTCCCGAGTTGAAGACTACAGCGAGATTTTCGGTGGCTCTGGAGCTTCTCGAGGCTCATCGATTCCCATTCTTGAAATTCCAGAGCTTAATGAACGAAAAATTGCGGTCGATGTTGGAACCTCAAAGCTTGATTACTCGAAGATATTCGGTGGCTTCGGAGATTCAGACTTTGCAGTGCCTTATGAGGAGCTTCAAACCGAGCAGAATAAAAGGGAAATATTCGCTGACGAACCACT GAATCCTGATCTATCTGAGAGATTACCCTGTACAAAAGACGCAGATACTTGTTCAGAAGAAAATCATGCTTTGGCACGGGAGGCATCTTGTCAATCGTTTAATGGTGTCAAGAAGTTCAGCGTGTCGTACCAAAAGACAAACAACGGAAATGAAAACGGCTTTAACGGAACAACACACATAGCTCAACTCCATGCTGTTCCGGGTTACACTTGTTTAATTGATGAAGTTACTCCCTCACGCATGACTAAAG GAAAAATGGAAGGCAACGATGTCAGAAAAGCCAAAACAGATCTTCCATCAGGTGGCACAGCTGGCACGGAGACTTCTAAGGGCAATGTTGAATTTCAAAATAAGTCTAATCGTTCTAGATCAAATTCAATGGATGAATTATTTGATGCATGTGAAGTTGGCAATGGGATTCGTCATCCAAAAGTGCGGCCATCTTCAAGCTTTCCGTCTAACTATGGTAATAATTATGATGGTTCAAGGAAATCAATGGCTTCAAAGTTTTGGAGTTTTAAGATTGATGCTTCAGAAGGTTCTGCCAGTGATTATTCACTGCCACTCTTTGATGAGGAAGTGGACACAAATTCAGTTGCTGCCACCTCTATGGCTGCTTTGAAGAAGGCAATAGAGGAGGCTCAAGCAAGAATGAAAATTGCAAAAGTATCCATGGAAAGAAAGAAGTCCGGTATTCAAAGTCGAGTGAAAGTGGGTTTTGGTGATGGACTCAAGGATGAGGAGAGAAAGGAGGTTAAAGTTGCAGAGAAAGAAAACGGATCTAAGAAAAAAATGACTTGTGATACATGTGAAGAACAGGAGGTTCCACTGCACATTTCTGTTGGGACAGGAAAGCAAAATACAACCAGTCCAGGCCAAGTAATTACTGACTTTGAAGttcaagaaaaaattttaaaaagtggcAAAGAAGCTGATAGTGAAGCAATGAAGGAGTTTAGATCAATTCAAGCAGACCATAGGCAGGAAGATGCAGATATTTTTGAAGAGTCAGAACAATTTTATGAAGTTTTTAAAGAAGCTGACGAGGAAATTGGTAATGAGTTTAGCTTTAGTCATGAAAATTATAAGCAGGAAGAAGCTGATACatttgaagaagaagagcaaTTTTATGAAGTTACCAACACAGGTAATCAATGggatacatttttggagtttgaagaagaaaaagatgctAAAAAGGCAATGCAATTTGTGGATACAGAGGAAtggaaggagaaaaaaattgcCAAGGAAGTTTTTGATCAGCCTGAAAAAGGTGGTGAGAGGCTAAAACCAACTGAAGGGGAAGGTAACCTTGAGGAAATGGAGAACTATTTCAAGGAACTAGATACTGTTAAACTGGCATCTGACTGTGAAAAGTATGGTCGCAGATTAGCAGCAGGTGTGAATGTTTTTGATCAGGTAGAAAGTGAGGAGAGACTAAAAGTTGCTTACATGCAGGGAGAAACTGAAAAGAAAGTGCAAGCATTCTGTGAAGACGATGAATGTCAAAAGGAACATAAAGAACTTCAGGAACCTATAAAAGATGAGAAAATACTTGGAAATCTGGAAGCAAAGGATGTTGAACTTTTAGAGAGACAACCAGTAGTTTGGGAGTCGgttgaaaataagaataaagGAGAGGAGACTTCCAAGCAGGAAGAACTTGAGAGGGAACTAAAAGATGCCCATGAGAGGAGGTTCAACAAAGCTAGCAAGCAGGATACCTTTGTGGGGAGACTTGACGATTTCAATCAGAGGGAAGATATTGAGAAGAGACTTATATATGAGAGCCATTTAGAAAAGGAAGAAGAGTTTCAACAGGTTGTAGAAGATGAGAAGATAGTTGAAGTGGATGCTTATCAAGACGAAGAAAATGAGAAGACATTTAAAGTGGATGTTCATCAGGAGGACGAAATTGAGGAGATAATTAAATTGGACGTTTATCAAGAGGAAGAAAATGGGAAGATACAAGAAAATATGTGTGAATTGGTAGAAGCTGGAGGGTTAGAAGAAACAAAGATCGAGCCAAGTGCAGGAGATGGAAAACTAAAAGTGACTAATGAGGATCTTAGGAACCAGGAGAACAATATTGAGGAAGATGACAATCTTTGTAAGCACGATGAAAGAGACAacctaaataaaattcaaaagccCACTGTAAGCATAGAAAACAAGCAAGGTATAGAAGGAAGCATGGAGATACCTGCATGTGAAGAAAGAGGGAGCCTAACAGAAGTAACTGAAGTTTTGTTGGATCCGGAGGAAAATAGAAAGGAGTTGGAATTAATTGAAGAGTATAATGACATGGTAGAGAGGGAGATGCTGGAAACAGATTGCTTGGTTCGTGGTTTCAAACTCACCAACATAATCCCAATGGAAGATGTGATAAAGATCAACTTTTTGAGTAATTATGGAATAAATTTAGATGTAGCTGGTATGGGCTTCGTGCAAAAGCAACATGACCAACAAACCAGAGATTTTGATATTGTCTGCAATTCGGGGAAGCAAGTTGAAAGTTCGGTTCCTGAATTGGAAAAAATGAATGAGGATGTCAAGGAAACTGAAGTTTCTATGAATCATGCAGATGAAGAAACTGAATCCAAGTGTTTTGAGGAGGAAAGATGGGTTGAAGACGGGATTAATATTGGGGCAGCTCAGCATGACCAAGAAACCagagattttgaaaatgtctGCAATTTGGGGAAGTCTGTCGAAAGTTTGGTTCCTGAATTGGAAAAAATGAATGAGGATGTCAAGGAAACTGAAGTTTCTATGAATCATGCAGATGAAGAGAATGAAACCAAGTGTTTTGAGGAGGAAAGATGGGTTGAAAATGGAATTAATATTGCAGCAGCTCAGTTTTATGAAATTTCTGAAGTTGAGGAGGAAAATGTGGGACTAGATCAGGAGATAAAAACAAGCCTATATGCAGAAAAAGATCACGAGAATAATCAAGAAACCCTGACAGATGAAAGTGCTGAAATGTATGTGGAGAATTATCAAGAAACCCTTACAAGCCTAAATGCAGAAAAGGAGGAGAAACATTATGGAACCCTGCCAAACCAAGATACTCAACACCATGACCAAAATCATCAAGAAACCCAAAAAAGTCAAAGGACAGAAACGAAGGAGGAGAATCAGCCAGAAACCCTGAATTTGGAAGAAGGTGAAACTAATGAAACTTTGCAGAAAGAAGAGGAGCTGGAGAAggaacaacttaaaaaaatagatcaagcaaaagaaagggaaagagagaaagaaagaatagcTGTTGAAAGAGCAATCCGTGAAGCTCGTGAAAGGGCATTTGCTGAAGCCAAAGAAAGAGCTGCTGCAGAGAGAGCAGCTGCTGAAGCTCGTCGAAGGCTCTTGGCTGCTGAGGCCCGGGAAAGATTTGGAAAAGATCCTGTAGAGGCTAATGATAAGTCATTAGCTGACAAGGCTAAGGAAGCCAAACGTAATGCTGAACGTGCTGCTGTGGAAAGAGCATTAGCAGAGGCTCGGGTGCGTGCCCTAGAAAAAGCTATGTCCGGCAAGGCTGCATCAGAGACAAGAAAGCAAACTGAAAGGTTTGCTTCTGAGAAAGTTTCTGGAGACCCATCCCCTTCAAGCACCTCAAGTGTCCCAAATTCTTTAAATCATGGTG CTCCTTACTCGACTGAGAGATTTGATCAAGTTAATGGTGAATCAGCTCAGAGGTGTAAAGCAAGGTTGGAGAGGCATCAAAGAACAGCAGAACGAGCA gCAAAAGCTCTTGCAGAAAAGAATATGCGTGATCTTCTTGCTCAGAAAGAGCAGGCAGAAAGAAAT AGACTAGCTGAAGTTCTTGATGCTGAGATCAAAAGGTGGTCTGGTGGGAAGGAGGGAAATTTACGTGCATTGCTTTCAACGCTACAATAT ATCCTTGGACCAGATAGTGGTTGGCAGCCAGTTCCCCTAACAGATATCATTACGAGTATTGCAGTGAAGAAAGCTTATCGTAAAGCTACACTTTTTGTTCATCCTGACAAAATGCAGCAAAGAGGTGCAAGCATTCAGCAGAAATACACTTGCGAAAAGGTTTTTGATCTCCTGAAG GAGGCTTGGAACAGATTCAACATGGAAGAACGGTAG
- the LOC107420225 gene encoding ornithine transcarbamylase, chloroplastic, which produces MAAFSTNCSVRPDNPSLSSQFSSFSGQNLGWTVRFSSKFSSISLSSPATFPATRRRISCQTSSATSSSSSVNGKAKSELKDFLHINDFDKATILKILDRALEVKALLKSGEKTYLPFKGKTMAMIFAKPSMRTRVSFETGFFLLGGHAIYLGPDDIQMGKREETRDVARVLSRYNDIIMARVFAHQDILDLAKYATVPVVNGLTDYNHPCQIMADALTIIEHAGQLEGTKVVYVGDGNNIVHSWLLLASVVSFHFVCACPKGFEPDKNTVERARQAGISKIEITNDPKEAVRGADVVYSDVWASMGQKEEAAYRRQVFEGFQVDENLMKLAGPKAYFMHCLPAERGVEVTDGVIEAPNSIVFPQAENRMHAQNAIMLHLLGV; this is translated from the exons ATGGCGGCGTTTTCTACTAACTGTTCAGTCCGACCTGACAATCCTTCGCTTTCCTCTCAATTTTCCTCTTTCTCTGGTCAGAATCTCGGCTGGACGGTTCGATTTTCCAGCAAGTTCTCCAGCATTTCTCTATCTTCTCCGGCCACATTTCCGGCTACTCGTAGAAGAATATCGTGCCAGACCTCTTCTGCaacctcatcttcttcttccgtCAATGGAAAAG CAAAATCAGAGTTGAAAGATTTTCTGCACATTAATGACTTTGATAAAGCCACAATTTTAAAGATCTTAGACAGAGCTTTGGAGGTGAAGGCTCTTCTGAAGTCAGGAGAGAAGACTTATCTCCCATTTAAGGGGAAGACAATGGCTATGATCTTTGCAAAGCCGTCCATGAGAACACGGGTTTCATTTGAGACTGGGTTTTTCTTGCTTGGAGGCCATGCTATTTATTTAGGACCTGATGATATCCAGATGGGTAAGCGTGAGGAAACTAGGGATGTTGCCCGTGTCTTGTCCCGTTATAATGACATTATAATGGCACGTGTATTTGCTCATCAG GACATTCTTGATTTGGCTAAATATGCCACTGTGCCTGTTGTCAATGGCCTGACAGATTATAATCATCCCTGCCAAATTATGGCTGATGCCCTTACTATAATTGAACACGCTGGTCAGTTAGAAGGAACTAAG GTTGTTTATGTTGGAGATGGGAACAATATTGTGCACTCTTGGTTGTTGTTGGCATCGGTTGTATCTTTTCACTTCGTTTGTGCCTGCCCTAAAGGTTTTGAACCTGATAAGAATACAGTTGAGAGGGCACGACAGGCTGGTATCAGCAAAATTGAGATTACTAATGATCCAAAGGAAGCTGTCAGAGGAGCTGATGTTGTATACTCAGATGTGTGGGCCAGCATGGGGCAAAAGGAAGAAGCTGCATATCGTCGTCAAGTTTTTGAAGGATTTCAG GTGGATGAAAATCTTATGAAGTTAGCTGGACCAAAAGCTTACTTTATGCATTGTTTGCCGGCAGAAAGAGGAGTAGAAGTGACTGATGGAGTTATCGAGGCTCCAAATTCTATTGTCTTCCCACAGGCTGAGAATCGCATGCATGCACAGAATGCTATAATGCTTCATCTGCTTGGCGTGTGA